A DNA window from Candidatus Eisenbacteria bacterium contains the following coding sequences:
- a CDS encoding methyltransferase domain-containing protein has product MRVPRSLEEIDWNEMFRRGMTASAFLRKSAEEWSDRAASMADRWSPESDYVRLFIDRMSLNGCASLLDVGCGTGDLLLALSPRLEHLYGIDFSPGMLAAAEKKIEERGATNIRLQRLSWTDDWSPLPIVDIVVASRSFSVDDARDALSRMDRQARRRVYLTCRAGGSYLDDSVLTALGRKAAPRPDYILLVNILYALGIQASVDFIEGATAAVVCASLADLVRRVEWGLGRIDEREKNLLARFYEGLPRTEKGALLPGGSQRWARIGWEK; this is encoded by the coding sequence ATGCGCGTTCCCCGTTCGCTGGAGGAGATCGATTGGAACGAGATGTTCCGGCGCGGCATGACCGCTTCGGCTTTCCTCCGGAAGAGCGCCGAGGAGTGGAGTGATCGGGCGGCGTCCATGGCGGACCGGTGGTCCCCCGAGAGCGACTATGTCCGTCTGTTCATCGATCGAATGAGCCTGAACGGCTGCGCCTCCTTGTTGGATGTCGGGTGCGGCACCGGCGATCTCCTCCTGGCCCTCTCGCCGCGTCTCGAACATCTGTACGGCATCGACTTCTCTCCCGGCATGCTCGCGGCGGCCGAGAAGAAGATCGAGGAGCGCGGCGCGACGAACATTCGCCTGCAGCGTCTCTCTTGGACCGATGACTGGAGTCCGCTTCCGATCGTGGACATCGTCGTCGCCTCCCGCTCGTTCTCCGTGGACGACGCGCGGGACGCCCTCTCCCGGATGGATCGCCAGGCCCGGCGCCGGGTTTATCTGACCTGCCGCGCCGGAGGTTCCTATCTTGATGATTCGGTCCTCACCGCGCTCGGCCGGAAAGCGGCGCCTCGTCCCGACTACATCCTTCTCGTGAACATCCTTTATGCGTTGGGGATCCAAGCCTCGGTGGACTTCATCGAGGGAGCGACGGCGGCCGTGGTGTGCGCTTCCTTGGCGGATCTGGTCCGGCGCGTCGAGTGGGGGCTTGGACGTATCGACGAGCGCGAGAAGAACCTCCTCGCGCGCTTCTACGAGGGTCTCCCCCGCACGGAGAAGGGAGCTCTCCTCCCCGGGGGGTCCCAACGGTGGGCTCGGATCGGGTGGGAAAAGTGA